The Aeoliella mucimassa genome includes the window CGGACAACAAAGCATTGCGACTCAACACGAGCGCTTCGTCGCCGTTGGGCTCGCTGGATGTGCCGGTTCGCTGCACTCCATGCCCCGAATAATAGAACACAAAGTTATCGCCAGGTTGCAGATACTGTTTGACATTGTCGAGGCGAGCGAACACTTGCTCGCTAACCTCGGCAGTCGACTGCATGTTGTTATAGATATTTGGCAACACATAACGGCTGTAGCTTTGCATGCCAAACGCATCCTGCATGGCTTTGACCATCGCACTTGTGTCGCGGCCGGCATCGATCGCGGTGATGTCGGGCGCGCCGAGAAAGAACCCGTGCGTGGTACCAGCATTGGCCTTGATGTTATCGACCCAGACGTTGTCGACCGTTCCTCCATTGGGATCATTGACCTCGAAGGTGACCCGATCGAGCTGATTCCAGCCCGATAGATTGACGTGCGTGTACTGCGACTCATAGCGAGGTCGCAGCCCGTTTTCCGTTTCCACTTGCGTGATGTTGGGCAACTGGAGCGATACGGTTTTGGTCTGCAGTTCATTCCACCGCTCGGGCGAACTGGGATCCTTTGTTTTGTCTTCACGCCATCCGCGGATCGTGGCCGTCAGTGGCTCGGGATAACTGCGATAGTTACTCAACACCGGCGGGGCAATGTCGAGCGACCGCATATTAAGCCGCGGAAAATACGAAGCGGTGCTTCCCACTCTCAAACCATTGATCGGCGTGATACTCGTTGGGTCGTGCGTGCTTTGCCGCGACGCCCACTCCAAGTACGGGCGCACATCGGGAGGCGACTCGCCGCCGAACGAATTGTAGGCCTGCGAAACACTCGACGTGTAATCCCACTTGTTGTGATAGAACGGGTCGGTCCAACCAACCGGAGGTTCCCAAGTGCTGAGCGACGGGACCGCGCTAGGCGAGACATCCGACTGGCCGTATTCGTCGAATGTGACGGTTCGCGCACGTCGTCCCAGCCAATCGATCCCCAAGCGGGGGCAATGCCGATGACCGAGAAGCTCAACACGACAAGTAGTGTCGCACCAACAACAACCGGCAGAGTGATTCGCAACTTCAGGTCCCCAACATAAGATGCAGGACCGCACCCGCGGCCCGAATCGCCTATGCTAGTTACGTCCCCTGATCGGGTCAATATTTGCGAAAACAGCCTCTCCACAAGGCAATTTCCACCCCCCCGTCAGACGGGCAGACTCGAGCCAGCGTCGGCCGCCATGTTGCTACTTGCCCAGCGGAAGTGGAGCTCCCCCCAAAAAACCGACGCTTCGGACCCCTAAGGACCCGAAGCGTCGTGTTCCACATCGTCGTGTTGTCACCGACTCTCCGATGGGTACCAGGTGCGTTGTGGCGACCGCCGTGCGGGGTTACTTGCGGCGGCCCGGTTTGGCGTGGTCGTGGTTGTTGCGAAACTCCTTGCGAATGGCGGCCACGTCGCTGGCGATGGTGTGCAGGTCGGTCTTGGTTAGCCCGCTCTCGGCGATGTCGGCCCAGAGTTCGTCGCGGAGTTCCTGCGAGATGTTCGCGCTCTGGAGCACCGCGTCGAAGCTTTCGGCAATCGAGGCCTTCTCCTCTTGGGTGATCACCCCATCGTTGCGCGCGGCCCGCACTTCTTTGGCGAGGTCGACGACCAACCGCCATTCAGGGCGGGTCGCCTGGCTGGTGATCGCTTGCAGGTCGGCGCGAATCTCCTGCGCCAGTTCGGGTGTCATCGACGTGTGGTCGGCGATGTCGCTCAGGTCGCTGAACAGCGTGCGGAGGTTCTCTTTCTGCACGTCGCTGACAATCGGTTCGCGGTTCTGGAACTCCTCGGCAATCGCCACCAGATCGTCGACGATCGTCTCGACGTCCTGCTGGTCGACCCCCGAGGCAGTGACGATGCCTTGCAGGTCGGCGACCACCGCTTCCACTTCCTCCGCTTCGATGCCTGCACTCTCGAGCACCGCAGCAAAGTCGGTTTTCAGCTTCGCGATCTCAGGCACCGTGAACTCGCCATCTTCGGCCGCCGCTTGGAAGTCTTCCTTCAGCGCGGTTACCAACTCCTCTTCCGGCACCGTCGCACCAGTGGCGATTGCTTGCAGGTCGGTCATCAGCTGCTCGATCTGCTCCGGCGTAACTTCCGAGTCGGCGGCAATTGCCTTGAGGTCGGTTGCCAGTTGCTTGAGGTTGGCTTTTTGGGCGTCGCTGATCAAGTCGAACTTGGCCTCGCGCCGTTCGGCGACGTGCTTCGACACGATCGCGGTAGCCGCTTCGGAACCATCACCAAACCCACCGACGTCCATCGCCGCAGCGAAGTCGCCCGCCATCATGGCGCGAGCCTCAAGAGATTCCAATCCATGGAACTTGCCTTGGCGGTGCTGCGAACGGGACTTCGACTTGGCCGCGAAAGGACGAGAAATGCGAGTCAGAAGATTCATGTGTGCCTCTTCGATAGAGTCTTGAGTAGAGGTGACCCCCGAGCCACGCGTCGGGAGATTCCTCCTGTAATTGCTCCGAAGAAGACAAACGGGGACAACTTTTCCGATAAGTTTGTCGCGATGCATCGATAGCATCGGGCAACCGATTAGCGAGCGCGCCGGGCGTTGGTGTGCCCCGCCGCATCGAACCAGTCTTCTGCTAGCTCGTGTTCGTCGAGCAGATCGAGCGTCATCTTCATGCGGCCGAACTGCGCTTCGTCGCGCTGCCCCTCTTCCAGCTGCCAGTCGATCACCACCCGGCGAGCGATGCCGGTCGTGGTATCGGCCCACACGTCGATTTGTTTCGGGGCCCTCGTGTCTTGCAGTCGGCGGATGCCTCGCACATGGCGGCACTCCACCTTGGTGCTCTGGTCGTCGCTAGTGAGATCGAGCAGCCGCTCGTTGTCGAGCGATTCGAGATCGAAGTCGCGGGCCATCCACTCCAGCACGGTCGAGAGATGCAGCACCTGCGATTCGTTCGGATCGCGAGCCGCCAGCCACCGCCCGAGCATCCGTTGGTCGCCCCGCATCACCGGACCTATCGGTGGCACCACCCACGACTCGTCGCCATTGGAGCCGAACCACACTTCGCGCATCGCGATCGGCGACGGGCGGCGAATCGCGAATCGGTTGGCCCCGTCGACGTACAGGTCCCAGTGCACGGTCACGTCGCCGACCACCGGCCGGCGGGCGATGGTCACCACTCGGTAATGTCGCGGGCCGCGCGCGGTCGCGACTTCCAAACTTCGTAACACCGTCGCGTGGGCACTCCGCGAGGTATCGAGCAGCGGCCACAACAGCCCGAGAGCCAGCAGCACCGTGGCGGCCATCGCCAGCCGGGCCCAACGCCAGTGCGAAGCGGAGCTCGCACGATGCGGGCGTGGCGTTGGTTCCGGCCGGTTGATGGAGTCCATCGCCTGGGCGATCCGCCGCTCGCGACCTGCCGTATCAGGCCGCAGCGCCTGACTCAGCAAGGCTTCGACGAATCGCTCGTCGGCCGCTTGCAGGTCGGGCTGGGGATCGTGGGGCTCAGGCATGGCGGGCAGCACTCGGTCGCTAGGTTTGTTGGGTTCGGTGATGGATTGAGCGGGAAACGGGCTCGTATATTTAGGACGGTTCGGGGGCCAGCAGTCGGCGGTTCAGGCAATCGAGCAGGCGGACCTTCGCGCGTTGCAGACGTTTCTTCAGGGCCTCGGCACTCAGCGCGAGTTGCTCCCCGACGTCGGCAAGCGACAACTCGTGGGCGTATCGCAAGTCGACCGGCTCGCGATACTGCTCCGGCAACTGCTCGACACATTGTCGCAGCGCGTCGAGTTTCTCGTCGAACGTATCGCCTGGCAAACCATGGAACCGCTCGAACCGCTGGTTCAGGTGCTCGAGCACGTCGTGCCCCACGGTTTCGTCCCGCCGGGCCGCCTGACGATAGTGCGAAAGCACCAGCTTCGCAGCGATGCCCCGCAGCCAAGGACCAAACGGGCGCTCGGCGTCGTAGTCGTCGAGCTTCCGCCAGGCGGTAAGCAAGGTTTCCTGAAACACATCGTCGGCCGCAGCCGCATCACGCACGGCCGCCCTCAAGTAGGCGGTGAGCATGTCGGCATTTTCGCGGACCAGGATTTCAAACAGTTTCTTCGCGTCGGCCATGACCATTCCGGTAAGTACTCGCAGCAGCCCCTTCTGCTGTTATTGCTATCAAGTCGAACCAACGGGGACAACAATCGCCAAAAAACAGAGAGACGGCGGATAATGAGGCCCCGCGGGCGGCAAGCCGCAGCAGTTACGTGGGGCAAATAAGGTGAATGATTACCGCCAACTAGGAGCGTGAAAACAGAGCACGTTTCTACCCACTTTTTCCTATTAATTGGCCACCTGAACCGTTCCAATAGTACCTGTGGGCTGCGGCCCGGTTGGTTCTTTGACAACTTGGTGAGTGCGACCAAATGGGGGTTACCCATGACGATGCCCATCGGGGTGACCGGCACATCGGCCCAGCGATGGCCGCTTGTTGGTGGTGCCCCCGGGGTGGGGGCTTTTGGTTTTGACTTACGTCGATTCGACATTGCGTAAGTCGCTATGCTCCAACGAGTTGCGGAAAATGGCGGCGGCGTAAGAATTGCCCCCACGGATCGTTTTCCTGAATTGGGGGCGGGGGCTTTTGGCGTAAGTCGCTTTGCAGCAACGCTTTACGTCGACTGGTGCTGGTTGCCGCTGGGGGCAAAACTCCCCATGCGTCCTCTCGATAGTCTCCTTGATCGATCGCGATGCTTTGCGACCCTTGGGGTACACTTTCGGTAGTCATGGATCGCCTGCTCGGCGATGCCGATTTGCCCTGTTGCTCGTTTGCCATTGGACGCCGATGACCGCTCGTATTCTTATGTGCCCGCCCGACTTCTTTGGCATTGAGTACGAGATCAATCCCTGGATGAACGTGGAGGTCGCGGCCGACCATGCCCTGGCGACCGAGCAGTGGAACGCCTTGCATGCCTTGCTCGCAGGCACCGGGGCCGAGATCGAGCTGCTGCCGCCGGTCGCGGGGCTGCCCGACCTGGTGTTCACCGCCAACGCAGGGCTGGTGTATCAGCAGCGGGCGTTGGTCTCGCGGTTTCGGCATCCGCAGCGGCAAGGGGAGTCGCCGGTGTTTCGCGACTGGTTTGCGGAGCATGGGTTCGAGGTAGTCGAGTTCGCCCCGCCCGACGAAGGGGGGGGCTACGACTTCGAAGGGGCCGGCGACGCGCTATTTTGCGGCGATACGCTGTTTGCCGGCTATCGCATGCGGAGCGACGCGACCTGTCATCAGCAGATCGGCTCCCTGCTCGGCGTGCGGGTGATTCCCGTGGAACTCGTTGATTCCCGCTATTATCACCTCGATACGTGCTTCTGCCCGCTGGCCGAGGACGAGGCCATCTGGTACCCGCCGGCGTTCGACGATTACGGGCGGCGGGCCATCGAGGGGACCATCGACAAGCTGATTGCGGTCGAGCAGTCGGAAGCGGAGCGATTCGCCTGCAACGCGGTGGTGGTCGGTCGGCAGGTGTTCACAAACACCGGCTGCAATGAATTGCACGCGGAACTCCGCGACCGCGGCTACGAGCCGACCGCGACGCCGCTCGACGAGTTCGTAAAGGCCGGCGGCAGTGCAAAATGCCTGACTTTGCGTCTCGATGGCGAGCAGGCAGCCAGCTGGCGTGCGGCCAATTCGCCTGAATAGCCGACACCCTACACGGCTGGTGTAAACGCCTGGTACAAAGACTACCTGTTGGTACGAGTTGGCAGCAGAGGCGATTTTGGCAATTTTGGCAAGAATTCCCGTCAACATGCGGGGGGTCGCCAGCATATACTAGTGGTCGCTACGTGTTTCGCTTGTTGGTATCCAGTAAAGCAGTCACGTAGCAACAGGCGGCCGACTTTCGCGAACGCGGAAGGCGACCTTTTCATTGAATCAGACGGACCGCGATTTAGCGGATGGAACGATCCCTCCCAGTTGGTAGTGGTCCGTGTTGGCTGATCTAGAGACAGCGGCATCTTTGATCTTTTAACGGCGAGTAGTCTAGTGAAACGCAACACCTTGGTTTTCGCATCGGCCCTTTGTGGGATCGTATTCTCTTTGTTTGCTCAGCCAGTGCAGGCGAGCCGTGTGTTGATCGACTTTGGTCGCAACGACGGCGGCAATGGCTCCGAGACAGTCAGCCCCGACACGAACGGCAACTACTGGAATAACCTGAGCGGTGATTTCCAAATCGCCGACAACGTGGGCCTCGCCGATCTGGTGGATGTCGACAACGCGTCGACCGGCGTCTCGATCAACACCTTTGGCATCGCCGGGCAGAACTTCCGGGCGAATGGTCGCAACAACGGCGGTTTGCTCACTCCCGATCCCGCGTTGCTTGGCGACTTTGCCATCGGCACTGCGACCGAAGACTACTTCTTCGTCGAAGGTACCGCGAACACCAGCGCCGCGAACGACCCGTCGGGCATCACGTTCAGCGGATTGGATCCCGACGCGGTGTACGACTTCCGCTTGTTCGGCAGTCGGGCGACCACTTCGACTCGCGAGACCCGTTTCTCGGCGATCGGCGAGAACATTCAGTACGTCACGATGCTCTCCTCGGGCGTCGACATCGGAGCCGACGGTTACGATGGCAATAACAACAACATCGTCAGCCTTACCGGCATCACCCCCGACGCGAACAACGAGATCCAACTGCTGGTGTCGGTCGTGCAAGGCAACTTCGCCTACCTGAACGTGCTGGAAGTCACCGCGACCACCAATCAGGTGCCGGAACCTTCGACCGTCGCCCTGCTCGGTCTGGCTGCAGTGGGCCTAGTGATGGTCCGCGGCGCCAAGCGTTGGCAATCGGCTTTGGCCATTGCCCTGGCTGCGGTTGCTTCGCTGACGATGGCCAACAACGCCGAAGCTCAGCCGTACCAGAACGAAGTGAATCGCTGGAATACGCAAGACGCGCTCGATCCATTGCCGCAGGACAGCATCGTGTTCGTTGGTAGCTCGAGCATCCGTCGATGGGAACAACTGACCCGCGACTTTGCCGACTACAACGTGATTCAACGCGGCATCGGCGGCGCCCTGTTCGACGACGTGAACGCTCAGGTCGGCGACCTGGTGAATAAGCACAGCCCGCGGGCGGTAGTGGTGTGGGCCGGCACAAACGACCTGGGATCAGGTTCGAATGGCCTGGAAGTACTGGACGATTACCTGGGATTCGTGAACTCGGTGCACACGGTCGATCCGACGGTCGACATCTTCTACCTCGGCATCATGCCGACCCCCGGCCGCGAAGGCAATCGCCCACAGGAAGACATCGCGAATGGTTTGATCTCGAACTACGCTTCGAGCCACGACCACGCTTACTACATCGATCTGCCGGCCGAGTTCGACGCCTTGGGTGCTTACACCGGTTCGGATTTCCAGAACAAGTTTGTCGATGACATCCATCTGAATCGCGACGGGTACGATCTGTGGACCAGCATCGTCCGCCCACAAATCGAAGCGGTCGCCGCGCCCGACAAAGTCTACGCGCCGAACACCGCCCTGTCGGTTGGCGATAAGATTCTGTTCGACTTTGGTGCCAACGACACGACCAATGGTGAGCACACCGCGAGCCCCGACGTGAATGGCAACCACTGGAACAACTGGCACCCGCTCAACGGCGGTACCGACATCCTGCCAGGCGAGCACATTGGCAACCTGGTAAACACCGCTGGCGAAAACGTGGGCCTCGGCCTGACTATCACGGCTCAGTTCCATAACAATGGGAAGAACCATGGTGGTTTGTTCTCGCCCGATCCCGCGTTGCTCGGCGACCTGGCAGTCGAATCGGCCACGGTCGACTACTTCTTCAGCACCGGCGACGGCGTGCAAGGCGGCGGCAACGACGACATGGCCGGCGGGTTCATGATCACGGGACTCGACACCGACTACGTGTACGACTTCCGCTTGTTCGGCACCCGGGCGACCACCGATGTTCGCAAGACAGAATACCGACTGATTGGTGCGACCGAGCACTCGGCCATTCTGCAGACCTCGGGCACCGACATCGGTTTCGATGGAATGTACGATGGCAACGACGACGAAGTGATCGAGTTCCTCAGCGTCAAACCCGATGAGTTCGGACAGATCTTCTTCGACCAGACGTTGATCGAAGGCTCGTTTGCTTACATCGGAGCGATGGAGATCACCGTGAGCCCCGGCGACACCGGCGTTCCCGAGCCAAGCACCATGGTGCTCGGCGCGATGGGTGCCATCGCCTTGATTGGCATCCGCAAGCTGCGTCGCTAACGCTTAGCACAACGCGGAGTCGACATCACCGGCGACTACTCGTCGGTGGTGTTGTCGTCCGCTGGTTTGCTTCGCTCGATGGTGCCGAACAAATGCCCGCCGCGATCGGTGCCACTCCAGAAGCCAGCGTAGTGGTCTTTGTGAAACAGCACTCTTGCGCTGTAGGTTCCCAAGCCAGGGAACCCGAGGTTATCGACCACCACCACCGGCGTGTCCCCCGCCCACTCTACCGGCAGGGTCATCGGAATGGTGACGTCGTGATCGCCGTAGCGAATGCGGGCTTTGAACAGCCAGTGCTGCTCGTCGATCTTACGAACTTCGACCAGATCGTAACGCTCGCCGCGAAGCCGCGGAGGCTCGCCCTTCGGCTCGTTGCCAGTCACGGTAAAGTGCCCGATCAACGTCGCGCCGGAGAGCATCTCGACAAAGGCCGCTTCGCGCTTTAGTTGCTCATCGGACGGTAGAGTGGTTGCCGGCTCGTCGGCCAATGCGAATGACGAAAGCAAGCACAGCAGGGACAGACTCGAGCTAACGTACCGACTGGTAGCGAGGTTCATCGCGATTACTCCGGGCGGGTGGGGATGGCTTCGAACAGCAATCCCATCGTACCAGAGTCGCGAACCGCCAGGCAAACCGACGTGCGGTGCTACTTGAGCCGGCGAGTCTGAGGGTAGAAGCCCGAGGTGTTCATGTATCGCGTGCCATGACCGGTGATCGGCACTCCGCCGTTCGAGGTGGCCGAACTCTGCTGATACGACGCCTGGCGAACTTCGGATTGCAGCGTGTTAAGCTCTCGCTGGTTCATCGTGTTGGTTTGTTGCTGCTGCAACATCGGTCGCACGAACGCGTGGTAATTTGGCAGCTCTTCGCTGGACTCTTCGCGGAACAGATTCAGGTAAGGGCTGATGGTCGGCGAGCTGCTCACCCCGCCCGAGAATGGCTTGCTCACCCGGCGTACCGGCGGAGGGCTGGAGACTCCCGAGCTGACCGTCGAAGGCCGCTGCGGAATCTGCGACAACGCCCGACCCGAGGTCGTGCCGCCGTAGAAGTCGATGACATTCTGCACTTGTCGCGGCAAATGAGCCGTTTCGGCAGGACTCAACCGCTGCAGCCGCGGAGTGATGGCAGGGCGCACCGGTGCGGGAGCCACTTGTGCCGGCGGCGTAGCAGGCGGCACCGGTGGCAACTCGGGAAAATCGATCGACAACGGATCGGTATTCGTATCCAGGTAGTTGCCTTGCTCGGTGGTTTGTCCCCACAATTGGGACGTTGCCGTCAGAGCCAGACCAAACGCAATCGCACGATAGACCGTGTGCACGGGATTTCTCCACAGCAAGAGGTTAAGAGGAGCGCAGGCGGCCAGTTTGCCATACCGGCTGCCATGGTTTGACTAATCGTCAAAGTCACGCAGCATACTTGTGCGAAAAAGTCGGTCGTGCTAGCACCGCAGTCCAATTACAATACTGAGCTGCCGTTTCCAATCCACCACGCTCCTCCAGATTCCCAGTACGCTATGGACGAACGACTAAGCCGGATCGACACGATGTGGTCGATGGTGCAGCGAGCCCATCGCCAAGATGCCACCGAGTTCGCCAAAGCACAGCAGCAGATGATCGACCGCTACGGCGGGGCGGTGCGTCGGTATGCGATGGCGGCACTCCGCGATCCTGAGGCAGCCGACGAGGTGTACCAGGAGTTCGCCCTGAAGTTCGTCCGCGGCGACTACGGCAAGGCCGATCCCGCGAAGGGGCGGTTTCGCAGCTTTCTGAAGACCTCGCTCTACCATCTGATTGTCGATTTCCAGCGCCGCCGGGGTCGCCAGCAACAGCAAGCCACGCCGCTCGTTGACGATACGCCCGACGATGTCGAGTCCTACCAGGCACCCGACGATCAAGAGTTTATCAACAGCTGGCGAGCCAATCTGCTGGGCCGCGTCTGGCAACAGCTTGAGCGCGAGGAGCTCACGACCGGAAAGCCGTACCACACGGTGCTTCGCGCCCGCGTCGAGCACCCCGACGTCCGCTCGCCCGAGCTGGCGAAGTTGGTGAGCGATCTGTTGCATAAGGAAATGAACGCAGGGGCGGTGCGGGTGATGCTGCACCGCGCCCGCGAGAAGTTCGGCGACCTGCTGATCGACGAGGTCGCCAACACGCTGAGCGATGCCTCGGCCGAGGCGGTGGAGGAGGAGCTGATCGAGCTCGACCTCTGGCAGTACTGCAAACCGGCCCTCGAGCGCCGATCGGAACAGTCGGAACAGTAGCCCAGGCGGCCGCTGTCCGGTTTCCGAGCGTCGTGTCGCGGGTGGCAAGTTGTAGGGGTTTTCCGACGAGTCGGGGCATCTGGCCCGCGAAAGCTGCTTCAAACCGCCGCCCCCAGCCTGGTTGGTCACCTATTTTAATGCTGCGGGTTTGCCCTTCGCCTGACGACGCCTACAATGGTCTGACGGCGATGAGCGATACACGCCGAGTGCTGTGCCAGGATTGGTACGGTTTGCTGAGAGGGACCATCGGCAACGCCTTCACCCTACCTGCCGTCTCCACCCCCGCCTGCTACCGCGCTAGCCCACGAGACTTTTATGAGTGATGCTCTCCGCTATCTGACGGCCCTTCCAGTTTACAACGAAGCCAAGCACGTGGACGAAGTGCTCGACGACGTGGTGTTGTACGCCCAGGATGTGCTGGTGGTGGACGATGGATCGAGCGATGGCACGAGCGATTTGCTAGCACGCCGCGGCGACGTGGCGGTAGCACGGCATCCAGAGAATCGTGGTTACGGGGCCGCGCTCAAGACCGCCTTCGACTATGCGATTGAGCATGGCTACGACGTGCTGGTGACGATCGACTGCGATGGCCAACACGAACCACAACGCATTCGTCACCTGGCCGAAGCTTGCACCGGCGAGGTCGACATCGTCTCGGGCAGCCGATACCTGGATGCCGAGGACATTGCCTCGGGCGCCGCGCCGGCCGATCGCCGACGAATCAATCATACGAT containing:
- a CDS encoding dimethylarginine dimethylaminohydrolase family protein, which produces MTARILMCPPDFFGIEYEINPWMNVEVAADHALATEQWNALHALLAGTGAEIELLPPVAGLPDLVFTANAGLVYQQRALVSRFRHPQRQGESPVFRDWFAEHGFEVVEFAPPDEGGGYDFEGAGDALFCGDTLFAGYRMRSDATCHQQIGSLLGVRVIPVELVDSRYYHLDTCFCPLAEDEAIWYPPAFDDYGRRAIEGTIDKLIAVEQSEAERFACNAVVVGRQVFTNTGCNELHAELRDRGYEPTATPLDEFVKAGGSAKCLTLRLDGEQAASWRAANSPE
- a CDS encoding sigma-70 family RNA polymerase sigma factor, whose amino-acid sequence is MADAKKLFEILVRENADMLTAYLRAAVRDAAAADDVFQETLLTAWRKLDDYDAERPFGPWLRGIAAKLVLSHYRQAARRDETVGHDVLEHLNQRFERFHGLPGDTFDEKLDALRQCVEQLPEQYREPVDLRYAHELSLADVGEQLALSAEALKKRLQRAKVRLLDCLNRRLLAPEPS
- a CDS encoding RNA polymerase sigma factor, with amino-acid sequence MDERLSRIDTMWSMVQRAHRQDATEFAKAQQQMIDRYGGAVRRYAMAALRDPEAADEVYQEFALKFVRGDYGKADPAKGRFRSFLKTSLYHLIVDFQRRRGRQQQQATPLVDDTPDDVESYQAPDDQEFINSWRANLLGRVWQQLEREELTTGKPYHTVLRARVEHPDVRSPELAKLVSDLLHKEMNAGAVRVMLHRAREKFGDLLIDEVANTLSDASAEAVEEELIELDLWQYCKPALERRSEQSEQ
- a CDS encoding caspase family protein; the protein is MGIDWLGRRARTVTFDEYGQSDVSPSAVPSLSTWEPPVGWTDPFYHNKWDYTSSVSQAYNSFGGESPPDVRPYLEWASRQSTHDPTSITPINGLRVGSTASYFPRLNMRSLDIAPPVLSNYRSYPEPLTATIRGWREDKTKDPSSPERWNELQTKTVSLQLPNITQVETENGLRPRYESQYTHVNLSGWNQLDRVTFEVNDPNGGTVDNVWVDNIKANAGTTHGFFLGAPDITAIDAGRDTSAMVKAMQDAFGMQSYSRYVLPNIYNNMQSTAEVSEQVFARLDNVKQYLQPGDNFVFYYSGHGVQRTGTSSEPNGDEALVLSRNALLSDDALTEYFTRDPIWAQVDKVFMLDACHSGGFWTSREDAIALNGHEDGSTGPTDLATLPRTALLAAAPEYQTALSFAKLSQVEETQLPGTENFKT
- a CDS encoding GDSL-type esterase/lipase family protein, with the protein product MKRNTLVFASALCGIVFSLFAQPVQASRVLIDFGRNDGGNGSETVSPDTNGNYWNNLSGDFQIADNVGLADLVDVDNASTGVSINTFGIAGQNFRANGRNNGGLLTPDPALLGDFAIGTATEDYFFVEGTANTSAANDPSGITFSGLDPDAVYDFRLFGSRATTSTRETRFSAIGENIQYVTMLSSGVDIGADGYDGNNNNIVSLTGITPDANNEIQLLVSVVQGNFAYLNVLEVTATTNQVPEPSTVALLGLAAVGLVMVRGAKRWQSALAIALAAVASLTMANNAEAQPYQNEVNRWNTQDALDPLPQDSIVFVGSSSIRRWEQLTRDFADYNVIQRGIGGALFDDVNAQVGDLVNKHSPRAVVVWAGTNDLGSGSNGLEVLDDYLGFVNSVHTVDPTVDIFYLGIMPTPGREGNRPQEDIANGLISNYASSHDHAYYIDLPAEFDALGAYTGSDFQNKFVDDIHLNRDGYDLWTSIVRPQIEAVAAPDKVYAPNTALSVGDKILFDFGANDTTNGEHTASPDVNGNHWNNWHPLNGGTDILPGEHIGNLVNTAGENVGLGLTITAQFHNNGKNHGGLFSPDPALLGDLAVESATVDYFFSTGDGVQGGGNDDMAGGFMITGLDTDYVYDFRLFGTRATTDVRKTEYRLIGATEHSAILQTSGTDIGFDGMYDGNDDEVIEFLSVKPDEFGQIFFDQTLIEGSFAYIGAMEITVSPGDTGVPEPSTMVLGAMGAIALIGIRKLRR
- a CDS encoding glycosyltransferase family 2 protein; protein product: MSDALRYLTALPVYNEAKHVDEVLDDVVLYAQDVLVVDDGSSDGTSDLLARRGDVAVARHPENRGYGAALKTAFDYAIEHGYDVLVTIDCDGQHEPQRIRHLAEACTGEVDIVSGSRYLDAEDIASGAAPADRRRINHTITSELNQCLGLALTDAFCGFKAYRVEALKKLDLTETGYAMPLEVWVQAAFHGLRVVELAVPLIYLDEERSFGGALDDARKRLAHYREVVHRAVVRLRRSGATPATPHFTFGPCGCAQYVADCEQC